A genome region from Leptospiraceae bacterium includes the following:
- a CDS encoding methyltransferase domain-containing protein has translation MSFEKDYWSEIYADRLIDGTFNAAKHADYIKSIFALSEFPVRSIIDIGFGKAKLLEQIGKKINPDRIIALDVSNLMVETLKKKKWIEKYNIAISHSKFEEFNTDYLVKYPLDLAISNSVFQYLDDVESNIKKLASIARFSYFSVPTKNDYLRMENELGFKDKYANVRTKEFYIKLIDKYFTRVSYNLLESKIVREYNYFPAELYRG, from the coding sequence ATGAGTTTTGAAAAAGATTACTGGTCAGAAATATATGCAGACCGTTTAATTGATGGGACATTCAACGCAGCAAAACATGCAGATTATATAAAAAGTATTTTTGCCCTTTCTGAATTTCCTGTTCGCTCTATCATTGATATAGGTTTTGGGAAAGCAAAACTATTAGAGCAGATTGGAAAAAAAATAAATCCAGATCGTATTATTGCATTAGATGTGTCTAATTTAATGGTAGAAACATTGAAGAAAAAAAAATGGATTGAAAAATACAATATTGCAATTTCACATTCAAAGTTTGAAGAGTTTAATACAGATTATCTGGTAAAATATCCATTAGATTTAGCTATCTCTAATTCAGTTTTTCAGTATTTGGATGATGTAGAATCTAACATTAAAAAACTTGCATCTATTGCAAGGTTCAGTTACTTTAGTGTACCGACTAAGAATGATTATCTTCGGATGGAGAATGAGCTTGGTTTTAAAGATAAATATGCCAACGTAAGGACTAAGGAATTTTATATAAAATTGATTGATAAATACTTTACGAGAGTTTCATATAATTTGTTAGAAAGTAAAATTGTTCGAGAATATAATTATTTTCCGGCAGAGTTATACAGAGGGTAA
- a CDS encoding tetratricopeptide repeat protein: MKNIYIFFVLLNFTLFVSSGVIAFDIDPLGKNVKEGVERYKSQDFQGSLESFNLAENQSKEDDRLSYNKGTSYYKLNDYKLALKYFEKSALTSDKDLKLRSLYNKGNTYAKLGDKKNAIKSYMDALNTDPEFLPARKNLELLSQKENKDKQDQKQDQDKQNDSDKNEKEDKEQDKKNSSANNKKDKSGKEKQKEQDSQEKPTESNKQITKEEAERILESAKQNKINRKKMSQRQPERNEIFW, encoded by the coding sequence ATGAAAAATATATATATTTTTTTTGTTCTATTAAATTTCACTTTGTTTGTAAGTTCGGGTGTGATTGCATTTGATATTGATCCTTTGGGAAAAAATGTAAAAGAAGGGGTAGAACGGTATAAGTCGCAAGACTTTCAAGGTTCTTTAGAAAGTTTTAATCTAGCAGAAAATCAATCAAAAGAGGACGATAGACTTTCTTATAATAAAGGTACGAGTTATTATAAGTTAAACGATTATAAATTAGCGCTGAAATATTTTGAAAAGTCAGCACTTACCAGTGATAAAGATTTAAAACTACGTTCTTTATACAATAAAGGAAATACATACGCAAAGTTAGGCGATAAAAAAAATGCAATAAAGTCTTACATGGATGCTTTAAATACAGACCCAGAGTTTTTGCCCGCTAGAAAAAATCTAGAATTACTTTCTCAAAAAGAAAACAAAGATAAACAGGATCAAAAACAAGACCAAGACAAACAAAACGATTCTGATAAAAACGAGAAAGAAGATAAGGAACAAGATAAAAAGAATTCATCTGCAAATAACAAAAAAGATAAATCAGGTAAAGAGAAACAAAAAGAACAAGACTCTCAAGAAAAACCAACTGAGTCTAATAAACAAATCACTAAAGAAGAAGCAGAACGAATTTTAGAATCTGCAAAACAAAATAAAATAAATAGAAAAAAAATGAGTCAGAGGCAACCGGAAAGAAATGAAATTTTTTGGTAA